The Ranitomeya imitator isolate aRanImi1 chromosome 6, aRanImi1.pri, whole genome shotgun sequence genome window below encodes:
- the LOC138643521 gene encoding nematocyst expressed protein 3-like: MPLPPRPTNNTTAPSPDATAAPSPDATAAPSPDATAAPSPDATAAPSPDATAAPSPDATAAPSPDATAAPSPDATAAPSPDATAAPSPDATAAPSPDATAAPSPDATAAPSPDATAAPSPDATAVPSHQ; the protein is encoded by the coding sequence ATGCCACTACCGCCCCGTCCCACCAATAACACTACCGCCCCGTCCCCCGATGCCACTGCCGCCCCGTCCCCCGATGCCACTGCCGCCCCGTCCCCCGATGCCACTGCCGCCCCGTCCCCCGATGCCACTGCCGCCCCGTCCCCCGATGCCACTGCCGCCCCGTCCCCCGATGCCACTGCCGCCCCGTCCCCCGATGCCACTGCCGCCCCGTCCCCCGATGCCACTGCCGCCCCGTCCCCCGATGCCACTGCCGCCCCGTCCCCCGATGCCACTGCCGCCCCGTCCCCCGATGCCACTGCCGCCCCGTCCCCCGATGCCACTGCCGCCCCGTCCCCCGATGCCACTGCCGCCCCGTCCCCCGATGCCACTGCCGTCCCGTCCCACCAATAA